In Microbacterium esteraromaticum, the following proteins share a genomic window:
- a CDS encoding FKBP-type peptidyl-prolyl cis-trans isomerase, with product MTERTKPEFDAPTGPAPAELVIRDIIEGDGAEAKPGDTVTVHYAGVEYDSGEEFDSSWGRGETIQFPLRGLIQGWQDGIPGMKVGGRRELVIPPHLAYGPAGAGHFLSGKTLIFIIDLVAVG from the coding sequence ATGACTGAACGCACGAAGCCCGAGTTCGACGCGCCCACCGGACCCGCTCCCGCAGAGCTCGTCATCCGCGACATCATCGAGGGCGACGGCGCCGAGGCCAAGCCCGGCGACACCGTCACCGTCCACTATGCCGGTGTGGAGTACGACTCCGGTGAGGAGTTCGACTCGTCGTGGGGCCGCGGCGAGACCATCCAGTTCCCGCTGCGCGGCCTGATCCAGGGATGGCAGGACGGCATCCCCGGTATGAAGGTCGGCGGTCGCCGCGAGCTCGTGATCCCCCCGCACCTGGCCTACGGTCCGGCGGGCGCAGGTCACTTCCTCTCGGGCAAGACCCTCATCTTCATCATCGACCTCGTCGCCGTCGGCTGA
- a CDS encoding ABC transporter permease, whose translation MLRLSRTSKIVLGIIVAVILAFMYVPLMLVVMNSFNSARIASWPVSGFSLEWWGRAFTSQPVRDALLNSVLVATGATAIALVLGTLVAFALQRYRFFGQRGVNLLVVLPIALPGIVTGVALNNTYNQMLEPIGIQVGFWGMIIAHGTFCIVMVFNNVLARLRRMNPSLEEASQDLGATPWQTFRMVTFPQFRSALVAGAILAFALSFDEVYVTIFTAPPGVDTLPLWIMNQMARPNEANVVNVVATVVILASFIPVWVSQRLSRDVADRD comes from the coding sequence TGCTCGTGGTGATGAACTCGTTCAACTCTGCCCGCATCGCCAGCTGGCCGGTCAGCGGGTTCAGCCTCGAGTGGTGGGGCCGCGCGTTCACGAGTCAGCCCGTCAGGGACGCGCTGCTCAACTCGGTGCTGGTCGCCACGGGCGCTACGGCCATCGCGCTCGTGCTGGGCACGCTCGTGGCCTTCGCTCTGCAGCGGTACCGCTTCTTCGGACAGCGAGGGGTCAACCTCCTCGTGGTGCTGCCGATCGCCCTGCCCGGAATCGTGACCGGTGTCGCGCTGAACAACACCTACAACCAGATGCTCGAGCCGATCGGCATCCAGGTCGGATTCTGGGGCATGATCATCGCCCACGGCACCTTCTGCATCGTCATGGTCTTCAACAACGTGCTGGCACGTCTGCGGCGCATGAACCCGAGTCTCGAGGAGGCCTCGCAGGATCTCGGAGCGACTCCGTGGCAGACCTTCCGCATGGTGACGTTCCCGCAGTTCCGCAGCGCGCTGGTGGCCGGTGCCATCCTCGCCTTCGCCCTGAGCTTCGACGAGGTGTACGTGACGATCTTCACGGCTCCGCCGGGCGTCGACACGCTGCCGCTGTGGATCATGAATCAGATGGCGCGTCCCAACGAGGCGAACGTCGTGAACGTCGTCGCGACGGTCGTCATCCTGGCATCCTTCATCCCGGTGTGGGTCTCGCAGCGACTCTCACGTGACGTCGCCGACCGAGACTGA